The sequence ACGGAGCCAAGCTTCATTGGATCGACGCGGCGCCGATTCCGCTGCTCATTATTCTCTATATCGGGTTCGGCAGCGCACTCTCGATATTTATGTATCACGGATTCGTAAAGTCGATACCTTATGAGCTTGAAGAAGCTTCACTGCTGGATGGCTGCACGCGGCCGCAGACTTTTTTCAAAATTGTGCTGCCCATGCTCGCTCCAACCTCGGTGACGATCGCCATTCTGAACGTGCTCTGGATCTGGAACGACTACTTGCTGCCGTCTCTTGTGCTTACGAAAGACCAGGATTTCACCATGCCGATCAAAATGAAGGTCTTTAACGGAACGTATATGAACAACTGGGAACTGCTGATTCCCGCGCTGCTGCTCACCATCCTGCCCATCCTTGTCGCTTACCTGTTCGGGCAGCGTTATATTATCCGGGGCGTCAGCCAGGGCGCGATCAAATAAGTTGCTGGAGGAAGAGTGGAGATATGGAGACTAGAGACCGCAATTGGTGGAAGGAAAGTGTCGTCTATCAGATTTATCCCCGGAGCTTTCAGGATTCGGGCGGAGACGGAGTCGGGGATCTGCGCGGAATTATTAACCGGCTCGGCTACTTGAGCGACCTGGGCATCGACGTCATTTGGATATGTCCCGTTTACGATTCGCCCAACGACGATAACGGGTACGACATTCGGGATTTCTATAAAATGCAGGCTGAATACGGAACGATGGAAGATATGCTGGAACTGATCACCACAGCGGAGGCCCTTGGCATCCGCATTATCATGGACCTGGTTGCAAACCATACCTCGGACGAACATGCCTGGTTCGTGGAATCCCGCAGCTCCAAAGACAATCCGAAGCGCGACTGGTATATATGGAAGCCGGGCTCGGGCGGGGAGGAACCGACCAACTGGGAATCGAATTTCGGGGGTTCCGCCTGGGAGTATGACGAGCACACTCAGGAATATTATCTGCACTGCTTTTCCAGAAAGCAGCCGGATCTGAACTGGGAGAATCCCGAGGTTCGCCGGAATATTTTCTCCATGATGGAATGGTGGATCGACAAGGGGGTTGCCGGATTTCGCATCGACGCGATTACCTTTATCAAAAAGGATCAGCGGTTCCCGCAGCTTAAGACAGAAGAGGGCCGCCGTTATGCTCCGCTTGCGGAAGCCTGCCTGAATCAACCCGGCATCCTGGATTTTCTGCACGAAATGAAACGGGAGGTGCTGAAGCCACGCAATGTGATGACCGTCGCGGAGGCGCCCGGCGTGCCGATTGAGCAGATTCATGATTATGTGGATGAGCA is a genomic window of Paenibacillus durus ATCC 35681 containing:
- a CDS encoding carbohydrate ABC transporter permease, which gives rise to MEARKRAASILTYTLLIVSFAVFVFPFFLMVVNSFKNNGEILESPFSLPTSLNFGHFAEVVDKMNFFVSFRNTVVITLLSVLLIGIFAAMTAYYMVRRPTKFNNGLFALMVASMIIPFQSIMIPLIYIYGAKLHWIDAAPIPLLIILYIGFGSALSIFMYHGFVKSIPYELEEASLLDGCTRPQTFFKIVLPMLAPTSVTIAILNVLWIWNDYLLPSLVLTKDQDFTMPIKMKVFNGTYMNNWELLIPALLLTILPILVAYLFGQRYIIRGVSQGAIK